A segment of the Ipomoea triloba cultivar NCNSP0323 chromosome 1, ASM357664v1 genome:
ccACCTTCACCATTATACCCAAAAACCCTAGTTTGGACATTGACATTTCCTTCTTAATTTCCAATGGAACGATTTATTAACATCTTTATCGACTAACGTCACAAAGCAAAATTTATTTAATGCATACTCTCAAACAGTGATCGCAAATTTTTTATCGctcaaattaaaacatatattcAATCTCAAGTAAAAATCTACTAATTCATCCCTAGTTCAATACTATATTATGTTCCATCTCAAATTCAAATTTACTTTAActctaatactaaattaaagcaTATATTACTCGCATAGGAATATGAACTTTTAACAATCAAGTTATACATTTATATTGCAAAAACGAAGATTGGCCTGGTATTTTAGTGTTATACTATTTGTAGTAGAATACACAATAAATGTTTGGACAAACTAAATTACAAGGAGCATTAAGGAAGCTAAAGCCATATTTGGGTGTGTGAGGCACAGATAgatatatggatatatatatatccaaaatattaattcaaGTAGGACCAGCAAgaaactaaataatatatatagtaatagaGGGAAAGTACAGAGATCAtacaaaactaattaatcaaaggcgaaactacattaaaatatgCGATAAAAGCAAAAATCTACGGAGTTTTCACAGTACCATGAAAGACTTTTGAGAGGAAACATCAACAAAACATTCCATTTAGTTGTTCCTGACTTTGGTATGGAATAGCCTTAAATCTCCAGATCAGCTGTCTCACCCAATAAAGATATAGGGATTAGTCACATGAAAATCCATCTAGTAAGGTGGCGGTGGCTGTCTGGCCGTGGGAGCCCAAATCACATCGGAAGGCATATGGCAACTATACATCGAAATCCCGCAAGaatcggcggcggcggcggcgccgctGTCGCCGCCGCCGGAGACGTCCGTGTGCGGCGGCGAGTGCTGTAGGTCGGGGCCGTCATTCCCGGCGCCGCCCGAGCTCCTCCCGTcttcctccgccgccgccggaaGTCTCTGATAGGAAGGGTTGGTGAAGGTGGCGGCGATTAAGTACACCGTCCCGGCGGAGAGTAAAGGTCCGGCGACGGCGCCGCCGACCACCTGGCCCTGCGGCCCGGCTAACGAAATGGTGAACCCGTTGGCGATGAGGGACGGAAAGGTGGCATTGGGGCCCACCAGGGTGGCCGAGATGGAGAGAATATCGAAGCGGCCGTGGAAAGTAACGGTGGCCCCGGGCGTGGTGGAGGGCTGTCGGAGCGTCACGTTGGAAACGGTGCCCGACCCGTTGAGAATACAGAGCCCCATATTCCGCTTCCGGCAGAACCGGGTCGTACACTCAATTATATCAACCCCGCCGGGTATTTCAAGAATGTAAGGGCTCATAGCCGGCTCGGCGTCGCGCGTTATCACCACGGGCGGCTTCGGCTTGTTCTTCGACCCGGGCGGCCGCCCGCGCGGCCGCCGAACCACTTCAATGGACGCGCCGTCGTTGCCGGACGAAGGCGTCCGCGCGCCCACCACCGCGGAGATTGGTTGCGGGGTGATGGGTTGCTTCCCCGTGGTGGATGGAGGGCTGTCGGTATCCTCGGAAGTTTGGCATTCCCGGGCCGCGCCGACCTGGAAGGGGTGGTGGAAGGTCGGCTGAGGCGGCGGCGGGGGCGGCGGTTGGTGATaagggtggtggtggtgggggtgAAACTTTTGGGTTTGATGGAGCTTAGCAAACATAGTGTTGGAGTGATGATCTCTCTTCTCTTCTACATATTCCCCTTTCATCATATAATAatctttataaatttatatagatAGACTATATAGTTTTAATAtatctttcaactttcaacaagcaactctttctctctctatctctatctctatctctagccccctctctctctctacggACCGTCGTCTATGGATGATTGGGGTGTATGTCATTGAATTGAAttgtgtataatataataaaataaagccAACAAAGTTGAAAGGCTAGATAAGGAAAGAGATAAGGGATTGTTTGCTTTTCGAGAATTCCCTTTTACTTcatatttggtaaaaaaaaaattatagatccttaaaaacacaaaaataatccAATAATAAATGACTTCAATTTATGAAAGTTTGAAGTTGTACTCTAGATTAAAACAACTTTGTAATCCTAATCAGTAAAGTatcacaatgagataaatcaatttaagttgTTCCGTACGAAAGAACAATGCAATTTTTGAATCTAAAGAAAGGGAAACACTCAACTAGAGAAGATAAGACTACATTTTTCACTTCGCTTCTAACCGAATATaaggtttttaattttttaaccaataacttttttttaattgaatttgaacttgtgaCCTCCCATTTAGAAGAGGCATAAAGATGTCATTAAACTACAAAttactgccaaagaccttgtgatctagtggcacccggtgtcccagttcttcagtaggttgagaaagtaactttTTAATTGCTatgtacaaataattaaatatataaaatgtgaaACTCAATCACTTGATATACTCATACAATTACTAACTTCAATTGTTGACAATCCCTTAACTATTATTGCCCATTATGTATGTGATAACTATCTTTCAAATTGAATAAATGCGACATTTCAATTGTCAAAACTTAAACCCTCGTATTAAAAATCAAGCAAACACTATCTCATATAGCTTTGTTACATGGAgttaataaatatgtaaatttaatGTTGGTTTAATGATGGAGGAAAgcaaattcacatatttaaacTCATATTTTTGAACAACTTGTAGCCAGGCCTTCTTTTCGCACTATTACGGATATGAAAATAATGGTCAAAATCGGATTTAATTGTCAACTGCCCCTATCGGAAATAGGATTGACTACCGATTCCGAACCGAAGGAACTGGAGTTACATCTCTTTTGCACTCAAGAGTTCTTATGTGTTTCCGCGCCCCTTTGAGACCTCGAAAAATGGACAAATTCCTTTTCTTAGGAACACATACAAGATTCGGCACTACAAAAAGGATATATAGCATAGCTAAGAGATGTCATTTCTTCAGTTTTTAATGTGAGGgactaaattaatttaaaatggaATGAATATGATAAGCCATTTGCAAAAGTTAATATaccttattatattataaaagaagaaaatgtgaatgatattaaagaaaaaaaaatgtattatatttgtatacttttttttttgaagctcATAAAACATGAAACTTACTATTAACCATATAGATTTTAGTTTTAAGGTTTTTAATCCCTCCATTAtgcatatatgaatatgaaagtGCATAAAAATAATGCTAAAATAAGTCATTAAACTGTAAGTGATAATGTAATTGGGTTACTGAACCTACAACAAGTACAATTAGAtccataaaattaattaatttaatgaaattcgTCCAATATATCGATTAAATCTTTTATTACCGGATTACTGAGTGTtgcatgacttttttttttttatagacgtttaaaatttattaatttaaaaatttaattgactCATTTAATTTTTAGGTTTAGTAACCTAATTACGTTATTGCATACAATGTGAAAACCTATTTAAGCAAGTGAATAAAATAGAACATGGAATTGACCCTAAAGAGATTAGATATAGGAGAGGCAAAATGTGGGTGGGGACaaggggggtgggggtggggtatTGCATTTGGAAATGTAGGGAGAATGAACCGAAGAAAGGATCTTGGAATTTTGCTTGAAAGGGGAAATGAATATGGGAGAAAGTGAGGAATATTGCTTAAAGGGTAAATGAACATGGAGGAAAGAGATAGAGAGCGGTGAGGTGGGTGAGCTTGGAAACCAAGTAAACACCATTGGCGCCGCTAGTTGAGTTGGGTGTTAAGTAGGCTCCACttattgcatatatacatacatccaGATAGAGATACGCCACGACTCATCATATGATGTgcttcaaatattatataataataatatatcaaatctTCAAAGTTCATAGTATAGCCTCATTTTGGAGTGAGTCATTGTTTCAAGTGTATTGTTGGAATTATAATATTTAGATAATTTAACTATACAAATACtatcaactttaattttatattattctcgattaaaatttaaaactaattttataatcttgcctattaaaaatcaaaatcaggACTAACGATTCCTACAACGTGCCATCCAGAAGAGCAAAGTAGGAAACGTTGGTGGATACAAAGGTATAGATCGAGTTACAGATCCATCTCGCCAACGTCAAGCCACCTCCTATATGTTCACTAATTGACTAGagctaaaatataaattgttctccatatataaaacaattttttggGTAACAAGAAAAATTTATAGTCACTATCTAAGGGTATAAATGAGATAAACCTCGTTCTTGTGTAATAacttacaaacaacaaaatgtTAGATACTATTATAAACTAGCACAAATTGTAACAAACTTGAATCACGATGAACCTGACCTCGTAACCGCGGAAGCTTTAGGATCATATGAATATCTCTAGCCATAGCTGTTGGAGTTTATTGTTGGGATGGTACGTAAACCTGCAGGGTAACGTCAGTGTTTTATCTTCCACTCCTCTCATGATGTGTGTGTATACTGAATACTCGAGCTATAGGGGGACTATATTGCTTAAAGTCTACAATGCCATCACTACATGTAGATATTCAGTTAAACCCAAATTGAATATCCTAAATTACGACTAAATCATTTACTTAATTGCACCATGGCCCcttaataatacattaatacaaTAAATTATAGGTGggaaaatacttaaacaaaaaaaatgtaaactttACTATAAAGATATTATGCTATGGATTCAATAAAAAAGAAGCTAGCATGCtaccattttaattatatttgaagGGTCATTTTCTCCCTTCTCCCTTCTTAGGAAGGGAGGAAAATCTCTATAGTAGTGAGATTTAGTCAAATTCTCATATACGTACTTGTGAGCATTTTGAGGCCATTAGTGTTATTATAgaatacttataaaaattcaataCAAGTAACACTACTACTATCGTCAAAGTTGTAACCCTCATTCTTGTGGACAAAATTGAAGTCATTGGTGTGGTTATTAGCTTAGCCGATCACCGGCCTTGACTTGCCCCACGGGAAAGAAAGAGGGGATGGGGGGTGGGGTAAGGTTCCGACCGAGTGGATTGACAATGACTTCTTCATGTTCTTCTTTTTGTGTAATGGGGGGTGCTGCTTTTGTGGATCTTTCCATCTTCCTTCCTCTTTCCCTCTATATTGCTATTACTATTACtctcttcttttctttaatttgtctcTATATGTTTACGTACTATACTAATACTCACCCTGGCCTGCGTGCATCATTTCATATAAATCAACCCactttaattttcttatcttccagccatgcatgtatatatgccGCCACTACACTGTTGTTGAATTGTTTATTCAGCCAGTAAAATATCATAAAGAGATAAACTAGCTTATGTTGTACATAGTTGACCGACACTCTCGCATTGTGATTTTAGTCGGTAAAAGATCACAAAGACGTAAATTAACCTATGTTACATATAATTGACTGACTCAAATTAAAGTTAATAAGCCGCTCTAGTTAAAAGTTAAACGTGTAAtcttaattattaaatcaaCAATCTGATCAATTTAATTGGGTTGCATTGTGGTGTTTATCTTTTCACAGGCCGGAGTGGTCCTGGTACGCTGTATTTGTAAATGGCAGCTCACTTCTTTTGACTATTTTCCCTTTCATCATTGACTTTCAAAGTTTTCACCTCTTAATCTTGTGATCGACATGGGGGTAGTGATCCTGACATTATATTGTAGCCGCAACCTCTGCTGTTATGACTATTGGAATTCAATTCAAGCTCAATCCTTTACGTACATTCTAGAAGATAAGGAACCCGGTAGACTGAAATACTTAGCTTGCTGATAAATTCAATAGTTTGGAAGTTTCAAGATTTTTTGGTGAGTGGTATTTGAAgtaatacaaaaaattatgataaaatgAAGGTAACAAATACGCACACATAATTGTGTGGGTAAGTAATATTACCTTGATGGGGCATATTTAATATGCATGTTATGAGTAATAACTGCAATAataacatctttaatttaaagaaaaattttcttaaaaattttcgGAAAAATCTGTTATTGCTGTCCATAGCCACAATAGTGCCATTTGATtatacttatgagaaaaaagttattttggTCTCATTGGtgacatttttaatatgagCAATGCTAGATATCTcataactttttctttttgacgTGACATTATTTGTTTAGATTTTTCATTGTTAAGTAATTAAATCTTTTGTTTCTAACTCGTGGTTTCagtatttgattattaagtaaTGCTACACATACACCCTTCATAAATTTTTCATCCAATCTTTCTTTCTTAACGtggtattcttttttttttttttttttttaaataatgtggtattatttgatttgttttttcagTATTTGATTACtaagtaaatatattttctaattCATGGTGGGGTAAGCCCCACCTTATGACACTAGATTGACTAGAGATTTATTGCTTATAACTTATGAGCAACCAAGATTTATAAGTAAAAATCACACTTTCTACAGGAGCATGTCATGTGAATGAACATTTTTGCCCATAAACTTTGATTGCAAACAAGCCATGTGACAAAGCTCAACCTATAGCAACAATTTTTATAGTCTCACATCATATCATCGATAGTAAAAACATTACGAAATTTATGGGATAAAAAATAACACGGACAAAAATCGGTGCATATATGTAAAAATAGTGAATATTACACAAGTGAATCCAAGTCAGAAAGAACAAGTTAAAGCATATGATAATTGAATTTGAAGGGGGCCGGGGTTGGCCTACTAGTTGAGGAATGGGAATTTAAAGGCAGCAATGATGATGGCTTACGCGTTACGTGTGGActttgttgacaaagaaaagTCAGAACTAACAGTCGAGGAGGTTTTGGGTTGGTGTAGTTGTAGTTAGTAGACGATGCCAATTGGCAATTGGCAAAGCAATATAATGTACGAGGGGGGGAGGGAGGAATCGTCAAGTATTCAACCCGATGGGAAAAGTCAGGTGTTGGGTCTGCTTCTCTCTTGTGGTGGGAGGAGTTGTCAACATGTGATCGTTTTTGAGCCGTCTATTTCATGCTCATTCCCGCCACTGCTTAATTCATTGTTTCCCATCCATAATTTGACAATTGAAATGATTGGTTTGGATTGGATTCAATCATCTTTCTCCAATGATTTCAATACGAGTAATATAAATTCGATTCTCCCTCTCTAATTTGGTTTCAAGATCAAGATTGAAGTGATGTAGGATAATGGGGACATAGGGTCATATTCCTATTGGTGAGCATAATATGTACGGAGTATTGATGTGTAAGTCAAGCTCTAAACCAATGTAATTTTTGTTGATGCGTATAGCATTTGCCATCTTTATTAGGATTACTATAAcactaattcaaattcaatctaAATTGATAAACTTAATCTTTATTTCAAGACTTTCCAACTTCGTCAGACTATATTCTAAACTCTATAAACTCACCTCCAACATAATGAGGAGTCCAATCCAAATCCAAACCCTTAATATTCATAGTAGGAATCAAACTTACAACTTGCCCCAGAGACAAATCTTAGATAAGACTTCTTATCTATTAGACTAATGTCTTAGGGGCTagtacttttttctttttttagcgAGGGGCTAGAGGGCTAGTACTCTTATTAATGATCCGTATATCTATTTTTTggatgtatatatgcaaatgaGTTATCATATCAATTAGAAGCTAATATTCATTACTTTCTATCAAGGGAATTTAAACGAATCTTACTATAAATTTCAAGCATACTAAAACTATATAGTAAAAGAGGGACGAGAGAACAAAGTGGAAGACCCATAATAGGAAAAAGGAATTATCATTTTATCAGAAGAGGACAAATTAGTAGGAATCCCACAACAATTCCCCCCTTGGCTTTGAGAGTTTTCACTGAAAAAGCAATGAATAAAAGTGAATT
Coding sequences within it:
- the LOC116001828 gene encoding AT-hook motif nuclear-localized protein 17-like, producing the protein MMKGEYVEEKRDHHSNTMFAKLHQTQKFHPHHHHPYHQPPPPPPPQPTFHHPFQVGAARECQTSEDTDSPPSTTGKQPITPQPISAVVGARTPSSGNDGASIEVVRRPRGRPPGSKNKPKPPVVITRDAEPAMSPYILEIPGGVDIIECTTRFCRKRNMGLCILNGSGTVSNVTLRQPSTTPGATVTFHGRFDILSISATLVGPNATFPSLIANGFTISLAGPQGQVVGGAVAGPLLSAGTVYLIAATFTNPSYQRLPAAAEEDGRSSGGAGNDGPDLQHSPPHTDVSGGGDSGAAAAADSCGISMYSCHMPSDVIWAPTARQPPPPY